The following proteins are encoded in a genomic region of Paenibacillus sp. FSL R7-0273:
- a CDS encoding Imm51 family immunity protein, producing MNMNLTSQFAQWHENDEHQRIVDVILEIPASERDYGMISSLGRAFNNLGLYEEGLEQFHLIAAEGEKDPLWHFRTGYSYYYLDRHEEAVQAFRAALALDPGDEQSALLLDWSRRKLEQERIIAANREQSRTQKRTGVPFEGMDLEAFWDDSDYALESYVSDPPDDELIASVEQELGYKLPASYITLMKQHNGGVPHNTCFPTNVPTSWADDHAAITGIMGIGRDKSYSLCGDLGSPFMIEEWGYPDIGVVICDCPSAGHDVIMLDYRHCGKDGEPEVIHVDQEADYEITYLAPDFETFIRGLVHEELYDTSAEDREEDLRKVQEGEFSPLLAELCSRMPRAEQLAEQIRAVCLRVVSEKGYFSFHADELSLLMYDVQFALYTNAYPQPSREEYLEAYPKMIAFGGAFGQGGYAPGFITDWLDRRIKEGQIVKSHGKLAFTAEAASRVLQQLEAAASLAEDEPEGSVKVTEAGEEAVAAGTGAGAAEVGTEIGAESAKLGAKTEAETAKPVVTEAEVAPFKLVEQANGGMSVILVVGSYRQEVFAARADEGFEGNGYDWASLAAVFLGERMPELREHIHFDPEADMFCAYSSDRAALQAFILGFKQACEQEQLIHELFSRAELD from the coding sequence ATGAATATGAATCTAACCTCACAATTTGCACAGTGGCATGAGAATGACGAGCATCAGAGGATTGTGGATGTAATACTGGAAATTCCTGCGTCTGAACGCGATTACGGGATGATTAGCAGCCTGGGCAGGGCCTTCAACAATCTGGGACTGTATGAGGAAGGTCTGGAGCAGTTTCATCTGATTGCGGCAGAAGGGGAAAAGGATCCGCTATGGCATTTCCGCACCGGGTATTCCTATTATTATCTGGACCGGCACGAGGAGGCTGTGCAGGCATTCCGCGCTGCGCTTGCCCTTGATCCGGGCGATGAGCAATCGGCGCTGCTGCTGGACTGGAGCCGTAGGAAGCTCGAGCAGGAGCGGATAATCGCGGCTAACCGCGAGCAGAGCAGGACACAGAAGCGCACAGGGGTACCTTTTGAAGGTATGGACCTTGAGGCCTTTTGGGATGACAGTGATTATGCCCTGGAGTCCTATGTCAGCGATCCGCCGGATGATGAGCTGATTGCATCTGTTGAGCAGGAGCTTGGCTACAAGCTGCCCGCTTCTTATATTACGCTGATGAAGCAGCATAACGGCGGTGTTCCGCACAACACCTGCTTCCCTACAAATGTGCCGACCTCCTGGGCGGATGATCATGCGGCGATTACAGGGATCATGGGAATCGGGCGGGATAAATCCTATTCGCTGTGCGGCGATCTCGGCAGCCCGTTCATGATTGAGGAATGGGGCTACCCTGATATCGGAGTGGTCATCTGCGACTGTCCCTCGGCCGGTCATGATGTCATCATGCTGGATTACCGGCATTGCGGGAAGGACGGGGAGCCTGAGGTGATCCATGTGGATCAGGAGGCAGATTACGAAATCACGTACCTGGCACCGGACTTTGAGACCTTTATCCGCGGCCTTGTGCATGAGGAGTTATATGATACCTCCGCAGAGGACAGGGAGGAGGATTTGCGCAAGGTGCAGGAGGGCGAATTCTCGCCGCTGCTTGCCGAGCTGTGCAGCCGGATGCCCCGTGCGGAGCAGCTGGCGGAGCAGATTAGGGCTGTATGCCTCCGTGTTGTAAGCGAGAAAGGTTATTTCTCGTTTCATGCCGACGAGCTGTCCCTGCTGATGTACGATGTGCAGTTCGCGCTGTATACTAACGCCTACCCGCAGCCAAGCCGGGAGGAGTATCTTGAGGCTTATCCCAAGATGATCGCCTTCGGCGGAGCGTTCGGGCAGGGCGGCTATGCTCCGGGCTTCATCACCGACTGGCTGGACCGGCGGATTAAGGAGGGGCAGATTGTGAAGTCCCACGGGAAGCTGGCTTTTACAGCCGAGGCGGCTAGCCGGGTACTGCAGCAGCTGGAGGCTGCTGCATCCCTGGCGGAGGATGAGCCGGAGGGGTCTGTGAAGGTGACGGAAGCGGGTGAAGAAGCGGTGGCAGCTGGGACTGGGGCAGGGGCAGCAGAGGTGGGAACTGAGATTGGGGCTGAGTCGGCAAAGTTGGGAGCTAAGACTGAGGCAGAGACTGCAAAGCCTGTAGTAACGGAAGCAGAGGTGGCACCGTTTAAGCTGGTTGAGCAGGCTAACGGCGGGATGTCCGTCATTCTGGTTGTCGGGAGCTACAGGCAGGAGGTGTTTGCTGCCCGGGCTGACGAGGGCTTCGAGGGTAACGGGTATGACTGGGCTTCGCTTGCGGCCGTCTTTCTTGGAGAGCGGATGCCGGAGCTCCGGGAGCATATCCATTTTGACCCGGAAGCAGATATGTTCTGTGCCTATTCCTCTGACCGGGCGGCGCTGCAGGCCTTCATTCTCGGATTCAAGCAGGCCTGTGAGCAGGAGCAGCTGATCCATGAGCTGTTCTCACGGGCAGAGCTGGATTAA
- a CDS encoding AIM24 family protein, with amino-acid sequence MAFTINNLKDNSNVIIKEQLGGFTVIEYKEDLSSTTMMEAQLNYFMSRSNMRNKQLMIELNNSEVVLSAGAMQYMVGNIEMTSGVKGVGGLMRNIMSSAVTGTTAIRPQYKGTGTILLETTYKYLWLIDVDNDHIVIDDGMFLACESSLELSVSARKNLSSAALGGEGLFNLSARGKGILALEAPIPSEEAVVVELNNDVLKVDGNFALMWSNTLDFTVEKSGKTKLGSAASGEGLVNVYRGTGMVWLAPLMQYKNSIFTPNA; translated from the coding sequence ATGGCTTTTACCATTAATAATCTCAAAGATAACAGCAACGTTATTATCAAGGAACAGCTCGGCGGATTCACGGTAATTGAATACAAAGAGGATCTGAGCAGCACCACCATGATGGAGGCGCAATTAAACTACTTCATGAGCAGAAGCAATATGCGCAACAAGCAGCTGATGATCGAGCTGAATAACAGCGAGGTTGTGCTTAGCGCAGGCGCTATGCAGTATATGGTCGGGAATATTGAAATGACCTCAGGTGTTAAGGGTGTCGGCGGGCTGATGCGCAATATCATGTCCAGTGCGGTAACCGGAACTACAGCCATCAGGCCGCAGTACAAAGGAACCGGTACGATTCTGCTGGAGACCACTTACAAATATCTGTGGCTGATTGATGTCGACAACGATCATATTGTTATTGATGACGGCATGTTCCTGGCCTGTGAGAGCTCACTGGAGCTGTCTGTTTCTGCCCGTAAAAACCTGTCCTCTGCCGCACTCGGCGGAGAAGGCCTGTTCAACCTCAGCGCCCGCGGCAAGGGCATCCTTGCACTGGAGGCACCGATTCCTTCAGAGGAAGCGGTTGTGGTAGAGCTTAACAATGATGTGCTGAAGGTAGACGGCAATTTTGCGCTGATGTGGTCCAATACCCTTGATTTCACTGTAGAAAAATCCGGCAAAACCAAGCTTGGCTCCGCCGCCTCCGGCGAAGGCCTGGTCAACGTCTACCGCGGAACCGGCATGGTCTGGCTAGCGCCGCTGATGCAATACAAGAACAGCATATTCACACCTAACGCCTAA